From Strix aluco isolate bStrAlu1 chromosome 37, bStrAlu1.hap1, whole genome shotgun sequence, a single genomic window includes:
- the LOC141917385 gene encoding hydrocephalus-inducing protein homolog produces the protein MEEDSQREEAVVLGEVVAAEPPPDPLDAVLDPRLQMQMEQMLMEEHALEQQKALTSGPPEATAFDQHARRRLLKAELPEYLLDFGYVILGNTPTHVMRITNTGQFPVSFRADRRVLRDTGFSVDLDHVKHLLCCETKVFEVHFDPQSANLPLGEADVLLPIKGAGGPTFHIRLHASVAVPSLCVSRDRLEFSTLQCGQCQEETVQLHNQLQVPCNRLITINEPVKKVDRHWLARRRRKVPQKLKAQPCVFEALPSAGALAPGQRGHVRVRSPTEVS, from the exons atggaagaagacagccagagagaggaagcagTTGTTCTGGGGGAGGTTGTGGCCGCGGAgccacccccagatcccttgGACGCCGTG ctggaCCCTCGGCTGCAGATGcagatggagcagatgctgatggAGGAACACgccctggagcagcagaaagctcTCACCTCTGGTCCCCCAGAGGCCACTGCCTTTGACCAGCACGCTCGTCGGAGGCTTCTCAA agctgagctgcccGAGTACCTCCTGGACTTTGGGTACGTGATTCTCGGTAACACCCCCACGCACGTCATGAGGATCACCAACACCGGGCAGTTCCCTGTGTCCTTCCGCGCTGATAGACGGGTCCTGCGTGACACAG GTTTCAGTGTGGATCTGGACCACGTGAAGCACCTGCTCTGCTGCGAGACCAAGGTGTTTGAAGTGCACTTCGACCCACAGAGCGCCAACCTGCCACTGGGAGAGGCGGACGTGCTCCTGCCCATCAAG GGAGCAGGAGGCCCCACGTTCCACATCCGCCTCCATGCCAGCGTGGCCGTGCCATCCCTCTGCGTCTCCAGGGACAGACTGGAGTTCTCCACTCTCCAGTGTGGGCAGTGCCAGGAAGAAACTGTCCAGCTCCACAATCAGCTCCAGGTCCCCTGTAACCGGCTCATCACTATCAATGAGCCTGTTAAGAAG GTGGACAGACATTGGCTAGCGAGGAGGCGTCGGAAGGTGCCCCAGAAGTTGAAGGCCCAGCCCTGTGTCTTCGAGGCGCTGCCCTCGGCTGGAGCCCTCGCTCCAGGACAGCGAGGCCACGTGCGAGTCAG aagtcCTACCGAAGTGAGCTGA